Genomic segment of Cygnus olor isolate bCygOlo1 chromosome 20, bCygOlo1.pri.v2, whole genome shotgun sequence:
CACAGTTTACTAGaagtttccttttgttcctgGAGAAAAACCTGAACACCTCTGGGAATGCAACAGAAGGAAATTCAATTTCAGGAGGAGTCTTTCAAACATAGTGGCACCTTAGACAGCAGAGACAAGACACTAAAAGTAAGTGTTACCAACTGAACGAGAGCTCTGCTAACATcaacacagagctgctgctctagAAGGTTACACTTCGCATTTTCCCCATGGCTTAGACAGGGCTCATCACAGGACTTCAGCACACCAGAATGGGGGCGCAGCCCATTCATCTGCTCACTGCACTGACATCACATTCCTGCCCAAACAGGGATTGCATGGGGAATTATGAGTGTCAGCTGTGCTCACGTTGCCTGTTGCCCAAACTTCTCATATGCTTGGGGAAACAAGGTACCAGAATTGATCTATAGTTTGTTCCCAAACCATCAGTCAATATCAAGGTGGTTTCCACTTGGGAAGGAGAAGAACTAAAACAGCTTCCTCCTGCTTGGCATATCACAAGATTGATCCTTCCTCCAGATTAACGGGCAGGAGCACAAAGATCATTACTTCCTTGTAAGCATTCAGACCATCCAATAtaagaccaaaaagaaaaaaaatccaatagcTGCTTTACATTTGCTAAATCTTAACTAGCAATACAGCACAGATGCCTAGAAAGTCAAAGGCAAAATAGTGCAGCTGTTTGCCACAGCCTTTCTAGACAAGGAGGAGGATTTGAATCTCACAGCCAGGTGTGAAGGTCAGCTGTAGGACCTCTTATCCAACACAGACACATCAGCAACTTTACCTGTGATATCCCCTCTCCCTAGCCTTCAGCTGTCTCAGCACAGAACTTTTAGCCCTCATCATCACCAGGCTGCACAGCACATTCCCATCGCACCAGCATTCACAGCAAGACAAAACCATTTTCTTCCTATAGTTACTCTCACTAGTCAAGACGTTTTGTGGGTTTAAGCCTTAATTTTTGGCAAACTCAGTCCATGTCTTACAACAAGCAGGATCCCCACTACTTTGCAGCAATTACAAAAGGCATCCTGTCATTAAGGGCTGTTGGCACCACAGGGTCCTATAAAGGATTTTAACATCCATCCCCAAGGTCACATGGGTCAACATTTGCTCAGACAGCTTTGTATTCTGCCAGGCACACATCATCCAGGATCTAGAAGGCAAAAACAATAGAGACAGATGGAGGAACTCTGTGAGCATTGCTGCCCGTTGAGATTTCTTGGCGTGCACCTACTCTTCCAAGGGAGAACAGGCTCTGGGGTAATTGGTCTGCAATCAACTGATTTTATCACGATTTATTAGAGCACTTCTTGGGTTcatccagcagcaccccagAAGGCTCACCTACAGCCCCCCACAAGGAGAGATTAGACCCCAATGCTTATTAGAAGCTGCCTGATCCAAAGCAGGAATTTGTATTAGCAGGTCTCAAACCTGTAAGGTGTTCACCAGCCTGACCTACACCCGGACGCACTCCAGTTCGCCGGGCTGCTCAAGCACATGCTTAGCTTTAGACAATAAGCTTGTGCTGAATGGGGACCAGCCCGTTCACCCCGTTGCAGTATATGCTGAACGTCACCTAGCTAACACCAGATACTACAGAGATGGGAATTCTGACAGATGCTCAGAGTAGTCATACCCACCTGAACAAGAGGGTTAAATATTCATCTGCTAGGAAAAAGTTAAACATGAAGAGGATTTATCTGAACATGTAGTGAAGCAAGGGGGATACAGCACATCAAGTGCTTGCTCACCACATTTTTGTATGAGGTTTTCCAAATCTCTTACCTCCTGAGTGATCTCCATCAATCTCTGCTGCCCAGTTACTCTCCTGACGCAAGTCTGGCCCGTCTTCCTTCAGCATCCCATTACTGTATGGCACTTTGCTGTCTTCAGGGAGCTTCGGGGTAGGAGGTTTTTCACTTGGTACTGAGCTCTGCTCAACAGAAGTGTCTTGGGTTGCAGATGTGCTCAGTAAGTCCGAATGCTGGCCTGATGTGACGGACAGCGTTGTGTTCTGCAGCGGGTCCTCCGCACTTGTCGCACTGTCAGATGCGCATGTGCTGCACCCAGAGTCCTCCGTAACCAAGTGTGATTTTCCCAGTGACCCTCCATGGCTTGCCACAGGAGTCCGATTGACTCCTTGTGACTCACCGTGCACACAGTTCTTTACCTGACACTCTTTCGTGTCTCCCTGAACGGGGCTGGATAAACAGCTGTGTGTTAAACAGCTGGAATATGTCACACACTGATCAGGTTCCTCCACCTGTGTGGATGTCAGCACCACAGCACTCTTAGCAGCTGTGTTCTCACCTCCTcccacagcttctgctgcaagCACCTGATCAGAAGGAACAGTGCTTGCCCTCTCCAGAGGCCTCTCGACTcggctggctgcagcctggcagatCCGACTGGACACATCACTTACAGAACCAGACAGCACTTCCTCAGTTGCTGCCAAATGACCTTGGAAATGATCTGTATTGCTACTTGCTCAATTTTCTCAACTTCTTCCTTGTCCAGACTCACTCCTCCAATCCTCTCCCTTTCTAATTCATCTCCTTTTGGCTGTGTGTCCTCCTGACACACAGGTACAGTACTGTCACTCAACTCAGAcatcttttcttccctggaCTGCTCCGAACAGGCAGACTCTGAACTATCCGGTAACATCCTAATCGCGGAATCCTTGTGACTTGATACAACTTCAACTTCATTATTGAGAAAGGCTTGTGGGGTATTGGCTTCCTTCTCCAATCCCAAGTGAAGGGCTGTCACACAGCCGGCATCCGATAGCACAATTTCTGGCATCTGGCTTTCCTTAGGGGGCTTAAACGAAGAATCATCTGACTGCTCTGCATTGCTGATCTCCTCCGTGATTCCCAAAGACTCTTGCGTCAGTGTCACGGACGCCGATGGCCACTGATCTTGGTTTGAACTAGAGCCTGAATCCTGTTTAGGGCTgactgcagcactgctgtgacACTTTGAGCTCTCTGAGAtcagagggagagaaacacAAGCAGGGACACTGCTTTCATCTTGAGATCCTATTATTTCTAGTTTTTCACTGTCGTCCTTGATGGTGCTGGGCTGAGTTGTCGTTATTGCTGGGGCTGGAAGGTCCCGTGAGAAGTCTAACCCCTCATGAGGCTGACGCAGAAGAGAGGGCGTCATCgaccctgccagcagcagggaggtcGAGGTCTCATTCTCTGGGCGTTCCTCTTCTGAGGAGAGAGGCAGTCTTTGAGGAACACGTGCTTCTGTTTTGGGTGATGAATCATTCTCTGGCagttctttctgctgctcttctgcaacGGCTATCACTTGTCTGTTATGATTGCTCGGATGCTTTTTTCTATTGGAATAGATCCACCAGCAGCCAAGAAGTGCCAGCACTCCAGGTATGGCATACGGGACCAAAGTGCGAAAGCGTAAAGCCATTTTACAAAGCCTCAGCAATTAGACCtagaaagggaaacagaaaactgttattAAAATAGTCACACGAAAGGTAACAGGAAGGCTAAAGTTTCATAAATGCCGTGAGCTATTTCTGTTAGTGCAGACAGGCTtgttttccagccactctttAAATTCACATCTCCGCTCTATCAGCAGGCTGTGGAACAAGACCTTTCCCTAGCAGTATGGATATCTGGACATTTCTCACCAGTACATTTTATCTTGGCAAGCAGCTTCACCTTGCCTCACCTTTGCAGGTCAGTACTACACACAAGGACAGCATCCAGCACTGCACATTCCTCCAGCATCAGGCTGGGttcacagcacagctgtgctACAAACAGCCAAAAACTAAGACTTGATACACCGCAGGTCTCCCCAGTTCTCTGCTTGAAAGGCACATCACTCTCAAGAGTTTGTAGATGGACAACACGCTCATCTCTAAAATACAGCAACTAGGTCAAACTGAACTGCTTTGCAACCTTCTCATCTAGTGTTGCAAGAGGGTGGTGCGTGGGCACACCACTCAAGCCTGCAGTTCAGTAGGTACAAAACAGCAATGTGCAGCTACTCCACTTCTCTTTACACACACAGTGAAGATATTTCTAAACAAAGAGTGCCTGCAGCCTCATGAAGTAAGTGTCGCCCAGTAACCAGAAGTCCCTCTAAAAGATCTCATACTTTCCAATGGAAGACCAACacagctgtcagaaaaaaacCCCTTTCCCCATCTAGCCATTACCACCACAGGATGGGTATACATTAAAAACCAAGGGACATTAAGTCCAGTCAGAACTCGCATGCCCCTCCATGCCATACATTAATCAATGGATTTGCAAGCTAAGCAGATGGGCAATAAGATCAGCGTCAACGCGCCCATCTGCCTGCAGCTTGGTTTCTGTTAAAAGAACATAGCTATATAAAGGGAGCACCGCAGCAGTAAATCAGGTCACAGTGCTAAGAAAGGCAAGTTACCTCCCTTGGAAAAACGAACCCCCAAGCCAATGGGTATCACAAGACCAGCTGGATATGACCACATTGGACAACACAGACAAGAGAGTTACTCTGCCCTGTTGCGGAAAGGTGCCAGTGGATACCAGCAACAGAAGGCTCTGCAAGACCAGCTCCTGTGCACAGATGCCTAGGACATGTATGAAACTTGATCTCGACAGTTTAGTGACAGATGAGGAGCAAGATTTACAAGCTTTTATGTGGCTAAGTGGACTGATATAAAATGGGAAGGCCTGCAGTTTAAGATAGCTACAGAGACAGCAGCATGCCGAGGACTGGAGGAACATCCTTGTGCTTTTAGACATCGTTACCAGATACAAGTAAACCACTGACAGCACAGCTTCTGGGCCCTGAGAAGCACGTAAAATGCCTGGCTAGTTAAAATGTGTTCTgaaacagccacaaaaaaaaacatctaacAGCA
This window contains:
- the AKAP1 gene encoding LOW QUALITY PROTEIN: A-kinase anchor protein 1, mitochondrial (The sequence of the model RefSeq protein was modified relative to this genomic sequence to represent the inferred CDS: inserted 1 base in 1 codon), yielding MALRFRTLVPYAIPGVLALLGCWWIYSNRKKHPSNHNRQVIAVAEEQQKELPENDSSPKTEARVPQRLPLSSEEERPENETSTSLLLAGSMTPSLLRQPHEGLDFSRDLPAPAITTTQPSTIKDDSEKLEIIGSQDESSVPACVSLPLISESSKCHSSAAVSPKQDSGSSSNQDQWPSASVTLTQESLGITEEISNAEQSDDSSFKPPKESQMPEIVLSDAGCVTALHLGLEKEANTPQAFLNNEVEVVSSHKDSAIRMLPDSSESACSEQSREEKMSELSDSTVPVCQEDTQPKGDELERERIGGVSLDKEEVEKIEQVAIQIISKVIXAATEEVLSGSVSDVSSRICQAAASRVERPLERASTVPSDQVLAAEAVGGGENTAAKSAVVLTSTQVEEPDQCVTYSSCLTHSCLSSPVQGDTKECQVKNCVHGESQGVNRTPVASHGGSLGKSHLVTEDSGCSTCASDSATSAEDPLQNTTLSVTSGQHSDLLSTSATQDTSVEQSSVPSEKPPTPKLPEDSKVPYSNGMLKEDGPDLRQESNWAAEIDGDHSGGSDVNSMDSVDSGCALGKTATRQNSKPGGESSKSDLTIWEIEVPKHLVGRLIGKQGRYVSFLKQTSGAKIYISTLPYSHDFQICHIEGSQHHVEKALSLIGKKFKELSLTNIYAPPPPSLTLHSLPMTSWLMLPDGVTVEVVVANQVNAGHMFLQQHTHPTFHVLRSLDQQMYVCYSQPGIPTLPTPVEVGIICAAPGLDGAWWRAQVVGYFKESSEVEIRYVDYGGYERVKIDTLRQIRSDFVTLPFQGAEVLLDNVVPLPDEDHFSSEADAAVSEMTRGAALLAQVTNYDNATGLPLIQLWSMMGDEVVSINRTLVERGFAQWVDNY